TATCTGCCTCTAGCACTGAAAGTTTGCACATGCGACATGTTAGTAGACACATTCACTACATCCACGTGTCAAGGAACCAGTACACTGAAAATAGTCGTTGATCAGTCTCACTATGCAGAACTGGCAGCACGGATCACTCTTGAGTTGCTATCGGGAAATCATAAGGTTATTGCAGAACATCAAAGCCTTTCAGACACAACGTTTGTGAATTTCTTGATCAATGAATACTGGGATCATGAAGCTCAAGAGAAGATCATTTGTCATACAATAGGCAGACAGTCTGGTCCTGTAATCAAAGACTATGATTATCAGCAAATGCaagaattacatattaatttgtttacttttgAGTCAGACATATATTTAGTGGGATTTGAATCACTTATTTCTTTACTCCTTGTTAAAAAGCATGAATTTTTTGTTAGAAAACTTATTACTAAATCTCATATTATTAAGTCATGGAGAGACGACAAAATGATGGAACTTTTTATTGTTGCATGCTACACCAACGCCAAGGACGTAGTGAGTAAACTGTTGCAGTTTAAATATATTCCAGACGAAGTGTGTTTAAAAGTAGCAACAGCTGGTGAAGGTGATTCTACTTTACTTACAAGACTACTTCAACACGAGCATCTAAAAACTCTGTCACGTGAAGTTCTTTATTGGATGCTTCAGCATGCGTTTTTCAGGTGTGATTCAAACATGTTAACAATTGTGTTACATAAATTGCAGAGCATATCCtgtgaaaacacaaaacaagaaCTGTTAAACTGGGCAATAAAACACTTGTGTTTTCAGTTTTCTGAAGAATTTAGGATGTctatctggtatatcaaaactgTAAAAAGTAGCATGTTTCCGGTGAAGGACATAATGTGTGAACTGCTAAGGATGGGGGCAACAATAAATCAAGACAATGCACTCCTGCAGGTTGCAGGACATGACCACCCTGCAGCCCTGGAGGTAATTCTCCAGCATACCCCAAACCTGAACAAAACCAATAGGGGAGGAAAAACAGCTATGCATATTGCTTGTGAATTTGGTGCAGTGCAAAACGTCGAGATACTTGTAGAACGAAGAGCTAATGTGCGATCTGTGGATATTTTTGGTCGAACCCCACTGCATTATGCACTGGACGACAAAGGAGAAAAAGCAGCACTGTTACTTGGAGCCAATGCAGATGTGAATGTTGTTGATGCAAATGGTCAAACTCCTCTACACGCAGCTGCAATTGCTAGAAATAATATTGTCATTACCCAGCTTCTTGAAGCAGGAGCTGAACCTATTCCACAAAATAGTCACAAAGATACGCCTCTTCATATTATGTTGCATAAATTTCAATATGAACGTGACAATGATTGCTTTGCAGATCTATTGCAACGTTGTAGCAGTGTAGACTACACAGACAAATCAGGAAATACCCCATTACACCTGGCAGTGAGACTTTCTAGTGCCACTCCTGTActtgaattaattaaaaagggAGCGTGTGTTGATGCTGTAAATACTGTTGGTGATACAccgttaatttgtttatttcaaaataatgcCACAGTGGATGAAGAAACGTTTGTAGACAGAGATGACCCGCGAAACAATACCCGTCATCGTATCATGCAGGCTTTACTAAACAAAGGCGTAAACATAAATCATGTTAATAATAACCATGACACAGCTTTTCATCTGTGTTCATTAACTAGAAATAGAGAATGTGTATTTGAATTTCTTGAGAAAGGAGCTAATGTTAACTTTCAAAACGCAGATGGTTCTACCCCAGTGCATATTAGATTATTAAGCATGCATTCATTGTATCCACATTCGCATACCAATGAAGTTAAAGAGGAAGTTCGCATTGTCGCGACCATGCTTGATAACatgacaaacattaatattcaaGACAACTTTGGGCAGACTGTTTGGCATTGTCTGTACGCATTGCCCATAGACGAATTTGGCATGTCCATTTATCACTATTTACAACTCTGGTGTCTCACGCCCACGTTAAAACAATGTGAATGCATGTCGTTTGACATAGAAAAAGCGCTGACTGATCTTATATTGCAGAAAGGTGTAGATATAAACGCACTAGACCATGAACAATATTCAGTGTTACATAACGCATGCATCGTTGCCAGAGCACCAACAGTCCGAAAGTTAATATGCAGTGGAATAACTGTCAATCATAAAAACAGTGTTGACTGTGCTGCAATCCACTTAGCTGCCAGTGTATCACCTTTCAGTACAAACGTTGAAGTTCTTGTTGAATATGGTGCTGATATCAACATCGTAGGTAGGTATGGAAACACGGCTGTTCATGAAGCTGTTACagcatacaatatacatggaCTCGAAGCTCTGATTCGAAACTCAGCTGACATCAATATCAGGAATTATAATCTTGACACACCTCTCCATCATACGTTATCCATGTTtgtttataatgattttaattatGTAGGGGTAGAATCAATGAGAAGACTTCTTGTGGCTGGTGCAGATCTTTCCATTCCCAACAAAGATGATCTTACGTTTTTTGAGGCAGTGCTTTCATTAGGAAAGCATATCTCTCTAAAAGCGCTTCTCTCTGTGAAAAGAGAGTTTTCATCAAAACAAATGAAAGATATACATATTCCATTAAAGAGCTGGAAAATTCTACAAATTTTATTAAAGCAGGGTTTCAATCCAAATGCCCTAGATGATTCAGGACATGGCCCACTGCACATTGCAGCTTTTCAGTATGACTACTATGACAGAGCTGCTCTTCTGTTGACACATGGTGCAGATCCGGATTTGTTGAACGATTCTAGAGATGCACCTCTGCATATtgcaacaaaacaaagcaatgGCAAGTTGATAAAACTTCTTTTGTCAAAGGATGCAGATATTGACAATGGCAATGCTGATGGCAATACACCTCTGCACATTTGTAAGGGGAGGGGTAATTATGATTCTGCGACAGCTCTTTTATTTCCTACAGCTATAGCGTCAGTTCCAGAAATCAGAAGATACCGAcagaaatattttcataaacattttgcaaaaaaaaaaaaaaatttaagaaacTGTCCAAAGCTAGAACCAATTAACGTTCTCCTTGAGCACATTAAAAACCTTGACGATACTTCTAGTATTAATCAACGGAATAACGATGGAGATTCCGCTCTTCATTGTGCTGCATACAAAGGATGTACTCAGAAAGTTGCTCTGCTTCTCAAATACGGTGCATCATTTTCAGAACTCAACGGCCATGATCATCTTCCACTGCACTGTGCTGCTAGAGGTGGTCAGTGGAAAACAATTGAACTGATGTTGAACTATGACACTACAATGGATGTGAATATCCAAACTCAGGATGGCTGTTCTCCGTTACACCTAAGTTGTGCTAAAGGTCATGTAGTTACAGTGAAGAAACTTGTAGAGAAAGGAGCTGATGTCAATTTGGCCAATAAAAATGGAGATGGACCGATACACTGTGCAGCACAGTTTGGAAAGACAGCTGTTGTTGCGACGTTGTTGAGCAGTGGAGCAGACGTAAACATGCAGAACAATGGTGGCGAGACAGCTCTGCACGTTGCTGCTAAGTATGTGAAGGTGAAGGTCGTGAAGCTTCTACTTCAAAGAGGGATTGACCAGTCAGTGTGCAACGCCGGTGATCTCACTGCAGAACAGATGGCACGCATTACTAGTAGTGTGTTCAAGAGTATTTCCgacttgaaaagaaaaacacaactAACGCACATCCATCACTTGCTTTCTAACTCTAGCGAATCATGAACAACAAATaacagaataaaatattagtcaATCTCTGCTGTAGAATATACGGATACAGGTGGGTTGGAaaatccaaatatatatttttgccaTCTTGATTGACGTgaatcatattattatattatattatcattgaTTTAACATGTAAACATTACCAGATATATcatgttcataaaaataaacacattaaacatttttttgcATTCCGGAGTCAAATCAAAGACGGGGTTTACATGTTGAAAGTTGAATCAGAAGTACTATTATTTCCCTATCCTAAGTGGTTCCTGAAATGACTAtcttatatgttaaaaaaaacaattaattatagTTTTCAACATATAACGTTCTTGgtgtcacaaatgttttttgtaaacatttgaCATGTTATTTAAACGTAACGATGTACATGTTGATGTAGTATTATTTCTCTTGTTCCTATGAAGGTTCTTTCGTTTGTAAGTAACTATTAGTGATTTTGTTAAGAAATTATATATCGTTAAGTAGCCATTGGTCAGTTTGCTACGAAGGATATTTCGTTATGTAGTGATTAGTGAATTTATTACAAAGGATATATCGTCAAGTAGCCATTGGTCCAGTTGGTATGAAGGATATTTCGTGTAGCGATTGGATTTTGTTAGAAAGGATTATCGTTAAGTAGCAATTTGTgaaggatgtttttgttttgaatttttgGGGTTATTTTAGCTATTGGGGATGGTTGGGGATTGAGGAAAGGATATGTTAAGTAGCCATTGGTCAGTTTGTATGACATATATTTGCATTAACATATTGCAATCAAGttacaaatatataactttGTGTTAGTGtgaatttgtgttttattgtacAAATATAGGCGTTTGTGCAAATAACCCTATTTTCAATTGTATAAATATACTGATTAATGCAAATGACCGTGTACTGTATTGTCCAAATATTTCGTTGTGTAAATACCTTTATGTTATATTGTACAAATATACTTGACAAGTTGTGTAAATAGCCATGTATTATACCGAAAATTATAAACGTGATTTTCATCTAAATGTCCCTATGctaagtaataataattgtttaaaaattcactaattTTGACTTTAGGTAACTGTCATTATGTTGTATTGTACAAATTGTTATAACCATCTGTTGTATTGTACAGATATACAGTTTTATGTAAATGTCTTGAATTAGGCATTGTGTAAATAGTCTGGTGTTGTATGGTTTTTTTTATGGGGGAGTTTTATGTAAATTGCTTACTTAATCTTGTCCAAATAGACAACGTTGTGCAAATAGTCTATTTTCAATGTATTGTATACTAATATgcaaattttatgtaaatattcgTTGTTAAATACCTTGTGTTATATTGTACAAATATACTTGACATTGTGTGAATAGCAATGTATATAGTACAAATGTTTGTACAATACCATGTATCAACtactgtgtgtatttgtttccAGCCCCGTCGGTGGAAataaccattgggctatttcctcattccagccattgcaaTTACGACtgtgtatattaaaggccgtggtatgtgttatcctgtctgtgggatgatccaTATAAAAGTACTCTTGTCCAAATAGACAACATTGTGTGAATAGTCTGGTTTTGTATTGTACACATATGCAGTTTTATGTAAATGCTCTTACTTACTCTTGTCCAAATAGACAACATTGTGTAAATAGTCTGGTGTTGTATTGTACACATATGCAGTTTTATGTAAATGCTCTTACTTACTCTTGTCCAAATAGACAACATTGTGTGAATAGTCTGGTGTTGTATCGTACACATAGCAACTACTAGTACAAATGTTCGTACAATACATTCAACtactgtgtgtatttgtttccagccccgtcggtggacccattgggctatttctcgctccagccactgcaccacgactggtatattaaaggccgtggtatgtgttatcctgtctgtgggatgatccatataaaagatcccttgctgctaatcgaaaagagtagcccatgaagtggcgacagcgggtttcctctctcaatatctgtgtggtccttaaccgtatgtgttgagtgcgtcgttaaataaaacatttccattcttTGTTTCCAGCCCTTAACGTCTTGTGACTAGTATAGTATTACTGGAATTTATCTATGCTGAAAATGGTGTAGTAACCTAATACATGAATCTCTTTGTTACGCAAACATAAACGATATTTCCTTTCCACAACCTGCTGCTGCAATGGCAATGTTGGGCATAAGGACTGGAAtgaatttcaaattatttttttttaaatttggttttGTCTGCCCACTCTATTTGCGactaatttatttcatatttaggCCTGATGCAAACAattttacaaacaaatataattgtaaatttGGTTATTATgcattaaattttgtaatgtttttctttttcttctaattCAAATTGTAAAATCCATAGCCTTATTAACCCCAAcaccatcaacaacaacaacaacaacaaaccccctGCCTTAGACACATCCACCGGGGCATCTCGGAgtatgtgcccaagacagtcatgcttgaaccttcagtggatgtaagcacgaggcaaatggttggttgattgattgattgatgttATTTTCTTTTGAAGACTATTACTATTAAATGTGTTATACCTGTGTATACTTTAATAATACTGAACATAGTTTTGagttttgtttcattaattgttaaaagtaaatgatgtcatatgtgtaaatatgttaatatgtaaacaacaaaatgtatgcTTTAGCTAATCGAATGTATCTGtgtaataatttgtaaaaataattttgaaatatacatGCTGCCTTACTTGTAACAATGTTTATTCAAACGTATTTACCTTGAATATGATGTTGAAATTTGTGAcattttaatatgcattaaGATCAAACGGTCGTTCAACAACAACGTAACGCAAAGTCAGGTGATTTTATACCTCATATTCTCCGTAACACTTTGTAGCGGGTCGGGTCGGGTACGTTTTGAACATGCTCAAATGCCACTAGAGCTTCGAGCATGTTCTTCCCGAGGCCGGTCTCTGGATAACCAGACGTCTGTCTCTGGACAGAGACACACTTTGTAGCATTTACTTTGAATGCAAACATAACATATTCCATAATTCCTCCTCACttgagcgttacgtaattgttgaaggACATCACGAATATTTAAAGCtgtagtgttttttgtttatgttttctaatttttaaacatttagaatagatcatgATCTTTAATTTTCTTTACATGTCGCGCAATTCTTCGATTTCGTTTAGGTTTTATTTACAATCTAGGTCACAAGCAAACGCTCTGTTAGTGAAATTGATAGGGATATGCGACAGCTGTATTCCCATGTAACACGCAAGAAGCAATGCCTTATGTGTCTTATTTACAAACCTCTCGGGAAAATTGcatttgttcattaatatatacagtTATTACAGATGATACAGCGACTAGACTTGACAACATCTGTTGATAGTGAAAAaaggagtttattaaaactgttttcactttgtattttgcattaatgaaaaagattgcagctttaatatattttaaatctatATAAGTATTTTTGCAATTATATTCGTGCTGAAAATACATTTAGTAGAATTATTAGTTTTGCTAGACAATTTAAGTAAATTATTGCTGTTTAAAGTGTTATTGAATAAGTTATCTAACATTAATATGCAAtttgtgtgcgtgcatgtatatgtatgtatcgaactgatataatattatagctATTATATCCGTTGTTATGACCTggtgttattattatcatcatcatcatcatcatcatcattattattattatcattattattattattattataatgggCTTCAAGAATATGGTAGCCCGACGCTCGTGGCTAGTCGTTTTCACCATCGagcaagtaaatattttgttctgGCTAAGCCCGAGAGATAGTACAAACAATTAATTCCTCTTAAacatacacataattatgtattgttttgaaggaggttttttttggtggtggtggtggtttgggggggggggggggggggttggggggagggggtaaatgGTGTTAACATTTAACGCatgaaatacatataaatattgattgtatgcatattttattgcgtataataatgtatacaaaaggattgggaCATGCTGTTCAAGTAAAAGAGGCCCTctcttaaataaaataatataatattacattatcGATGACAGTAATTTCTATTTGAAAATATCAACTTTTCAGACGAAACAAGGAATAATGCAAAGAAAACGAATAGAAATGgaagtaaataattatttaggggtataattatatttaacatgatttattatatttctattGTAATAATACCGATTCCGCACAATaagatatataattttatctttaaaatgttttgttaataaaatcgttgtgtttttataatgtatttctAAACACGGAAATACAATGCGTGTgtccgtttgtgcgtgtgttcgtgtgttcatacattacatatatacatatactgttCATATAATTCAATTCGATTTTAAATAACtacatatgtattatattaaggCTAGTTTTATTTTCTTCCTTTCATAAACGTATTCCAGTGGAATTTGTAATTATAACAATTGAGATTGTTGTACTGTCCATAAAAACGTTTTGTTGTACTAAATCGGTGTCAAAGTGCGCAGTAAAACCAGCAGCTGCTCTGATTGATTGCAATATTTGATACAGAtcattatttgtgcaaataatattatctattCCCAATCAAtcagtttacttttatttacaaTACAATTGTTACGCAGTATACAGTAACATTTGCAACCAGTGCAGgatactttaaacaaaaactggACCGGGGATGTTCAGCAAAAAACCATTCATTAAATCTTTAATAgatagattaaatgtgaggtgtcACGCTTATTATTGGTCTATTGTCTGGGTATGTTAATAAGCGGCCTgtatcagttttgttttaaatgttaacaCTTATTATTGGTCTATGTTCCTGTGTGTGTTGATAAGCGAGCGACCTGTATC
The sequence above is drawn from the Gigantopelta aegis isolate Gae_Host chromosome 6, Gae_host_genome, whole genome shotgun sequence genome and encodes:
- the LOC121374784 gene encoding uncharacterized protein LOC121374784; its protein translation is MEVTSDEQSAGVGSIREVSMHNEQNVLHILEEQFRQNINQAATASPDSTQEYLERLKPNVFVETEAAKCAYRYLTGLGMVLIDGQPGGGKTTIGIYLLKEVARRKHKVFLVITEPQQWDYIPVPKDITKAKHKYVVLIDDIFGASNLSVVLRDSWERKFDMMLSLIYSGHVQLVIITRSYILAEASATFIGKFKRVSVTDGPCKLSLREKEMILTWHIRERNLEMSKEDIEEASKSTADLGFPQICKYFVDNKKVQERSLLFVKNPLEYLGEELRLQKSRHPLGYFVLLLVMYKEGKLPRPYLDPSNEEAKTEIDHLKEYCSNMGSVTNADIVATTNNLVGTYLVFSDTSEKYEFIHQSVFDAMIRDFGRQYLPLALKVCTCDMLVDTFTTSTCQGTSTLKIVVDQSHYAELAARITLELLSGNHKVIAEHQSLSDTTFVNFLINEYWDHEAQEKIICHTIGRQSGPFSEEFRMSIWYIKTVKSSMFPVKDIMCELLRMGATINQDNALLQVAGHDHPAALEVILQHTPNLNKTNRGGKTAMHIACEFGAVQNVEILVERRANVRSVDIFGRTPLHYALDDKGEKAALLLGANADVNVVDANGQTPLHAAAIARNNIVITQLLEAGAEPIPQNSHKDTPLHIMLHKFQYERDNDCFADLLQRCSSVDYTDKSGNTPLHLAVRLSSATPVLELIKKGACVDAVNTVGDTPLICLFQNNATVDEETINQRNNDGDSALHCAAYKGCTQKVALLLKYGASFSELNGHDHLPLHCAARGGQWKTIELMLNYDTTMDVNIQTQDGCSPLHLSCAKGHVVTVKKLVEKGADVNLANKNGDGPIHCAAQFGKTAVVATLLSSGADVNMQNNGGETALHVAAKYVKVKVVKLLLQRGIDQSVCNAGDLTAEQMARITSSVFKSISDLKRKTQLTHIHHLLSNSSES